A window of Danaus plexippus chromosome 12, MEX_DaPlex, whole genome shotgun sequence contains these coding sequences:
- the LOC116772277 gene encoding large ribosomal subunit protein eL14, whose amino-acid sequence MPFERYVEPGRVALVADGPLKGKLVSVVDVIDQTRALVDGPGSGVSRQQIRLNQLHLTKFRLKYPFTAPTRVVRKAWSDAKLNEKWADSQWAKNLANKEKRAQMTDYDRFKLSSARVKRNRARTAVFKSLKVKAARSGVFGKKKVPKTPAKKIRTKKAPSAKPAKK is encoded by the coding sequence ATGCCATTTGAACGCTACGTGGAACCAGGGCGCGTTGCCCTGGTGGCTGATGGGCCCCTGAAGGGAAAACTAGTGAGCGTGGTTGATGTCATTGACCAAACACGAGCACTCGTTGATGGACCTGGTAGCGGAGTATCGCGACAGCAAATACGCCTGAACCAGCTTCATCTTACTAAATTCCGCCTGAAGTATCCCTTTACTGCCCCCACACGTGTTGTCAGGAAGGCTTGGTCAGACGCCAAGCTTAACGAAAAATGGGCTGACAGTCAGTGGGCTAAGAATTTGGCAAATAAAGAGAAGCGTGCTCAAATGACCGACTACGACAGATTTAAGTTGAGCTCCGCCCGCGTTAAGAGAAACCGTGCAAGAACAGCAGTCTTCAAGAGCTTGAAAGTGAAAGCAGCGCGGAGCGGTGTCTTTGGCAAGAAGAAGGTTCCCAAGACCCCAGCCAAGAAGATCCGCACGAAAAAGGCGCCTTCTGCTAAACCAGCAAAGAAGTAA
- the LOC116772278 gene encoding intraflagellar transport protein 172 homolog has product MRLKFSKTLLDAQESDIPVADICWSPNNVKLAVGTSERVVLLFDRDGMRRDKFSTKPADAAAGKKSYVITGLAFSDNSELLGVAQSDNMVFVYRIGADWSGKKVICNKFPLTGSPLRLLPAETGFFTGTSDGKIRSLDCKTNKSSSLWSAGSCCVSLARGSEAMLASGHIDGTIYLNGRLILRYTLPPTAMVLVSSYLIVGACDGRITMYEAQRGALVRSLEPTLLPDRRDIISASLSPSGQTIAFGVFDGCLIGEIKESGSMELSTLNISNLYAARSLAWSGDGTKLAVASQTGAVLVFEAVLRRWVWRDLIEVQHVSTRQLLLRRRGADTAALTVTAKLAPDIFNVRFIGNDWYAVCRTSNSLILCDIARGLTSEIPWSGGGERIYAAVGGACLLQRAGELSVVEYGLDRVLQTVRTERVNPHVLSVRINEGRKTEEERKHFAYLLDRQTIAVIDLVTGVQLGQWWHEARVDWLELNESGHLLLFRDTRRRLALLRIDTGDKEIIASGVSFVQWIENSDAVVAQTPTHLLIWYSVWEPQCVEMSECGGGSAVSVSERRVVLEGGQIQAIVLDEHRLAFNSALRSGDLQDCAQYLDAVSRSADVGTLWCQLAEQALTAYDVELATKCYRAVGDEARTYYLEKTVELASAKGNGNIDEGLRSPEVRARLAIFVGDLTTAEEYYVRGAAQSELAINMFKQFNRWPDAIALAEKVDRQAVTALRQQYMDYLTSTGRLGEAGAVLASSGDVRGAVRVWVKGGRARRAASALLHHPTLMKDDELLQAVHDQLVQEEWWEMAGEISERKGDIRTAVDYYSRGNNYARAVQLARDACPGEVTRLEGEWGAWLVSSRQAGAAVPHLIEAGRTVDALTAALKAHHYKKALQIVQVIEDKESIREQCEQLGDHFISSQEWDTAERVLTSCGMAEKCVRAYNAAGKVSEGLRLAATHLPEEDTRDIYLPLAQQLREEGHFRKAEQIYIGLGDTDEAISMYKEASQYESMLRLVAAHRPALLQATRKKAASDLRAAGDLRAAETYYIQAGDWKSAIQMYHTSGQWENAERVARAHAPVGVQQQVALQWAGSLSAAAAARLLVARGLAALGARWALQAHRWDIAIELSEMGGGITKREVARHEAAVLAEENPEEAEAAFLRASAAEDAIRMWLSKGNHHRALALAEQHATHMTEEVLVEGARAAAERGDLSQFEALMIRANRPRDVVQHYKDLELYEEASRVSREYLPESSETVPPHVPPLLQRAASHADRGEWWEAVQVLLQASAAGAAGGAAGLAERAALRAARLARDQLSGVKRRRAADLLADTFASIGQSDVGEQLRAALVDGIDEDNAEGLSADYEEEGEEMDQETKESDSESEALEKLVRAGQWQRCLGRAGDKAAHYALRYAAHLFKTNSRMEGVDIVSEDIPEVLSQVLEVLRQYLTDDAGVVIVSTSDSALAKAVCSEILVRISAAPKALNAIKEAAAIMVIAGAGERSIQAITLLMGLHVPQIASKAARALPRYTDIIVADVAYYLCGEVIRGEGARGARESFVLLNHCLDLVEAADDDGNQMLDYADFECTDWSQSPLLLEGSCVRGTTLTELRDWVLAVSMDQQVDQTLPLDTRGKYVSYVGPDEQCCVITGYPLSSRLVTFTNGRCANREWWSRVFQAARNSSPDVAASVLVEHVTRWCGPADYSHI; this is encoded by the exons ATGCGACTGAAATTTTCTAAAACGCTTTTGGATGCTCAG GAATCGGATATCCCAGTAGCCGACATATGTTGGTCaccaaataatgtaaaattagcTGTTGGCACTTCTGAACGGGTGGTACTTTTATTTGACCGCGATGGGATGCGTCGGGATAAGTTTAGCACCAAGCCAGCTGATGCAGCAGCAGGAAAGAAATCATATGTTATCACCG gtttAGCATTCAGCGACAATTCGGAATTGCTAGGGGTAGCTCAAAGCGATAACATGGTTTTTGTATACCGAATCGGTGCTGACTGGAGCGGCAAAAAAGTaatctgtaataaatttcCTCTCACCGGGTCGCCTTTACGTTTACTTCCAGCTGAAACTGGATTCTTTACAGGAACTAGTGATGGAAAGataag ATCTTTGgattgtaaaacaaataaaagctCCAGTTTGTGGTCCGCGGGATCATGTTGCGTGTCTCTGGCACGCGGATCTGAGGCGATGTTGGCATCTGGACACATTGAtggaactatttatttaaatggcaGATTAATATTACGCTACACTCTACCGCCGACAGCCATGGTCTTGGTATCTTCCTAC ctgATAGTCGGAGCTTGTGATGGTAGAATAACAATGTATGAGGCTCAGAGAGGAGCGCTAGTAAGAAGTTTAGAACCAACATTACTTCCTGATAGAAGAGATATCATATCAGCTTCTCTTAGTCCTTCTGGTCAG ACGATAGCATTCGGTGTATTTGATGGTTGCCTAATCGGTGAAATAAAGGAATCTGGAAGTATGGAATTATCCACGTTAAATATATCGAATTTGTATGCTGCGCGATCTTTAGCATGGAGTGGAGATGGAACCAAGTTGGCAGTAGCATCGCAAACTGGTGCCGTTTTGGTCTTTGAAGCCGTCCTTAG ACGTTGGGTGTGGCGGGACCTTATAGAGGTGCAGCACGTCAGCACACGTCAGCTGCTGCTTCGACGTCGTGGTGCTGATACTGCTGCGCTCACTGTTACCGCTAAACTAGCTCccgatatatttaatgttagatTTATTG GTAACGATTGGTACGCTGTCTGTCGTACAAGTAATAGTCTGATCCTGTGCGACATAGCTCGTGGTCTGACTAGCGAA ATTCCATGGTCCGGTGGAGGGGAGCGTATATATGCAGCTGTGGGTGGAGCCTGTCTGTTGCAGCGTGCTGGCGAACTTAGTGTCGTGGAGTACGGCCTTGATAGGGTACTACAAACT GTGCGTACTGAGCGTGTGAATCCTCACGTGCTTAGTGTCCGTATCAATGAGGGCCGGAAGACGGAGGAAGAACGCAAACACTTCGCCTATTTGCTGGATAGACAGACGATTGCTGTCATTGATCTCGTTACTG GAGTTCAGTTAGGGCAATGGTGGCACGAAGCTCGAGTGGATTGGTTGGAGCTGAATGAGAGCGGACATCTGCTTCTGTTCCGCGATACTAGGCGACGTCTAGCACTCCTCCGTATTGATACCGGTGATAAG gAAATTATCGCGAGCGGAGTTAGTTTCGTGCAATGGATAGAAAACAGTGACGCTGTTGTAGCCCAAACCCCAACTCATTTGCTCATTTG GTACAGTGTATGGGAGCCTCAATGTGTTGAAATGTCTGAGTGTGGAGGCGGCTCGGCCGTATCGGTGTCAGAGCGACGAGTAGTACTCGAAGGTGGTCAGATTCAGGCAATCGTCTTGGATGAACATCGACTAGCTTTCA ATTCGGCGTTACGTAGCGGGGACTTACAAGATTGTGCTCAGTACTTGGATGCTGTGTCACGGTCTGCGGACGTCGGGACGCTGTGGTGCCAACTGGCTGAGCAAGCTTTGACTGCTTACGATGTTGAG ttggCCACGAAGTGCTATAGAGCTGTGGGTGATGAGGCTAGAACTTATTATCTAGAGAAAACTGTCGAGTTAGCTTCAGCCAAAGGGAACGGGAATATCGATGAAG GTTTAAGGAGTCCCGAGGTTCGTGCACGTCTAGCAATCTTTGTGGGAGATTTAACCACCGCAGAAGAATATTATGTACGCGGAGCCGCTCAGTCAGAACTGgccattaatatgtttaagcAGTTCAATAGATGGCCGGACGCTATCGCCCTCGCTGAAAAGGTCGATAGACAGGCGGTGACGGCGCTCAGGCAGCAATACATGGACTACCTCACGTCGACAG GTCGGCTCGGCGAGGCGGGGGCGGTTTTAGCGTCGAGCGGTGACGTGCGCGGCGCGGTTCGTGTATGGGTGAAGGGGGGACGTGCGAGGCGAGCTGCCAGCGCTCTTCTACATCACCCCACACTCATGAAAGACGACGAGCTTCTGCAGGCTGTGCACGATCAGCTAGTACAG GAGGAATGGTGGGAAATGGCTGGTGAAATATCCGAGCGTAAAGGTGATATAAGAACTGCGGTGGATTACTATTCTAGAGGCAACAACTACGCAAGAGCGGTCCAACTAGCAAGAGAT GCCTGTCCCGGTGAAGTGACCAGGTTAGAAGGAGAATGGGGGGCGTGGCTTGTATCTTCGCGACAGGCGGGCGCCGCTGTGCCTCATCTCATAGAGGCTGGTCGCACGGTCGATGCGCTCACCGCAGCTCTGAAAGCACATCATTACAAAAAAGCTCTTCAAATTGTAcag GTTATAGAAGATAAAGAATCTATTCGAGAGCAATGTGAACAATTGGGGGATCATTTTATATCTTCTCAA GAATGGGATACAGCGGAACGTGTCCTCACTTCCTGCGGCATGGCGGAAAAATGTGTACGTGCGTACAACGCCGCGGGCAAAGTGTCGGAAGGTCTACGTCTCGCCGCTACACATCTGCCCGAAGAAGATACAAGGGACATTTACTTACCGCTCGCTCAACAATTAAGAGAGGAGGGGCACTTTAGAAAGGctgaacaaatttatataggaCTGGGAGATACCGATGAAGCTATATCCATGTACAAG gaaGCATCTCAGTATGAGTCAATGCTGCGGTTGGTGGCGGCTCATAGACCAGCGCTGCTGCAGGCCACGAGGAAGAAGGCGGCCAGTGACCTCCGCGCCGCGGGGGACCTGCGGGCCGCTGAGACCTACTACATACAAGCTG GTGACTGGAAAAGTGCCATCCAGATGTATCACACGAGTGGTCAGTGGGAGAACGCTGAGCGCGTGGCTCGGGCTCACGCTCCGGTTGGAGTACAGCAGCAGGTGGCTCTTCAGTGGGCCGGGTCGTTGTCCGCGGCAGCCGCGGCCCGCCTGCTGGTTGCCCGGGGACTGGCAGCACTTGGGGCGCGGTGGGCCCTACAGGCGCACAG atggGATATTGCTATTGAGTTGAGTGAGATGGGTGGTGGGATCACAAAGCGAGAAGTAGCAAGGCATGAAGCGGCAGTTCTGGCTGAAGAGAACCCGGAGGAAGCTGAGGCGGCTTTCCTTAGGGCTTCTGCGGCGGAGGACGCGATCCGGATGTGGCTGTCTAAAGGGAATCACCATAGAGCTTTGGCCTTGGCCGAACAGCATGCCACTCATATG ACGGAGGAGGTGTTGGTGGAGGGAGCTCGCGCTGCGGCCGAGCGCGGCGACCTGTCGCAGTTCGAAGCCCTCATGATAAGAGCCAACCGGCCGAGAGACGTGGTGCAACATTACAAAGACTTGG AGCTGTACGAGGAGGCGTCTCGAGTGTCCCGCGAGTATCTTCCGGAGAGCTCCGAGACTGTCCCGCCTCACGTACCGCCGCTGTTACAGCGTGCCGCCTCACACGCGGACCG GGGCGAGTGGTGGGAGGCAGTGCAAGTGCTGCTACAGGCGAGTGCAGCGGGCGCGGCGGGTGGGGCCGCGGGATTGGCAGAGCGAGCGGCCCTCAGGGCTGCACGACTGGCCAGGGATCAGCTCTCGGGCGTTAAGAGAAGGAGGGCCGCCGACCTACTAGCAGACAC GTTTGCTTCCATCGGTCAGAGCGACGTGGGTGAACAGCTTCGGGCGGCACTTGTAGATGGAATCGATGAAGATAATGCTGAAG GACTATCAGCAGACTATGAAGAGGAGGGCGAGGAGATGGACCAAGAAACAAAAGAATCTGACTCGGAAAGTGAAGCGCTGGAGAAGTTAGTGCGGGCTGGCCAGTGGCAGCGCTGCCTGGGGCGAGCCGGGGACAAGGCGGCACATTACGCACTCAGATACGCTGCTCACCTGTTCAAGACGAATTCA CGCATGGAAGGCGTAGATATTGTGAGCGAAGATATACCAGAAGTTCTTTCCCAAGTTCTGGAAGTACTTCGACAATATCTTACAGATGACGCTGGTGTAGTGATAGTCTCTACTAGTGATAGTGCCTTGGCTAAGGCTGTATGCAGTGAGATCCTTGTTAGGATATCCGCTGCCCCCAAAGCCCTCAATGCCATAAAGGAAGCGGCCGCCATTATGGTGATAGCGGGAGCCGGCGAAAGGAGTATACAG GCTATCACACTGCTGATGGGTCTCCACGTGCCACAGATAGCGTCCAAAGCAGCTCGAGCCCTGCCTCGATACACCGACATCATCGTTGCTGATGTTG CGTATTACCTATGCGGTGAGGTCATCCGCGGTGAAGGAGCCCGCGGGGCCCGGGAGTCCTTCGTGTTGCTGAACCACTGCCTGGACCTGGTGGAGGCCGCTGACGACGATGGAAACCAAATGTTGGACTACGCCGACTTTG AATGCACGGACTGGTCTCAGAGTCCGCTGTTGTTGGAGGGGTCGTGTGTTCGAGGGACGACTCTTACTGAGCTAAGGGACTGGGTGCTGGCGGTGTCCATGGACCAGCAGGTCGACCAG ACTCTGCCATTGGACACCCGTGGTAAATACGTCTCGTACGTTGGACCGGACGAGCAGTGCTGCGTCATCACAGGATATCCGTTGTCATCGCGATTGGTTACGTTTACAAATG GTAGATGCGCGAACAGAGAGTGGTGGTCGCGCGTGTTCCAAGCCGCCCGTAATTCCTCCCCGGACGTGGCGGCGAGCGTTCTCGTTGAGCACGTGACGCGCTGGTGCGGACCAGCTGACTACTCGCATATTTAG